A window from Citrus sinensis cultivar Valencia sweet orange chromosome 3, DVS_A1.0, whole genome shotgun sequence encodes these proteins:
- the LOC102615805 gene encoding diacylglycerol kinase 1 → MEHDREMNLWLPGWNSGSQAEMTESRLFILSCFIAALIGILTIAYTAFQWRRNINLGWMKAIARSKKNPKTRHKVPLAPHTWVLESVSRGKNLNCCVCLKSMSPSQTLGPMVASDSFIHRCSICGAAAHLSCSLTAHKDCKCVSMIGFDHVIHQWSVRWTEITDQPSEASFCSYCEEPCSGSFLGGSPIWCCLWCQRLVHVDCHNNMSNETGDICDLGPFRRLILSPLYVKELNHTLAGGILSSITHGANEIASQVRASIRSQSKKYKHGNEPSVDPVDSGSTGDTSSESMADAHKTVHSSNRVEENCNGGTNVGDHYQDGELDRKIESKPSFKRSGSINQKDESQILQLKQKYELIDMPPDARPLLVFINKKSGAQRGDSLRQRLNLLLNPVQVVELSSTRGPEVGLFLFRKVPHFRVLVCGGDGTVGWVLNAIDKQNFVSPPPVAILPAGTGNDLARVLFWGGGLSSVERNGGLCTMLQHIEHAAVTILDRWKVAILNQQGKLLEPPKFLNNYLGVGCDAKVALDIHNLREENPEKFYNQFMNKVLYAREGAKSIMDRTFEDFPWQVRVVVDGTEIEVPEDAEGVLVANIGSYMGGVDLWQNEDENYDNFDPQSMHDKVLEVVSISGTWHLGKLQVGLSRARRLAQGQSIRIQLFAPLPVQIDGEPWFQQPCTLAISHHGQAFMLKRAAEEPLGHAAAIITDVLESAETNRVINASQKRALLQEMALRLS, encoded by the exons ATGGAGCATGATAGAGAAATGAATTTGTGGCTTCCTGGCTGGAACAGTGGGAGCCAAGCCGAAATGACGGAGTCTCGACTTTTTATTCTGTCTTGCTTTATTGCTGCTTTGATTGGTATTTTGACTATAGCCTACACAGCCTTCCAATGGAGAAGAAACATTAATTTAGGTTGGATGAAAGCCATAGCAAGGTCAAAGAAGAACCCAAAGACAAGGCACAAGGTTCCATTGGCTCCGCATACTTGGGTTCTGGAATCTGTATCTCGTGGAAAGAACttaaattgttgtgtttgCTTGAAGTCCATGTCTCCTTCTCAAACACTTGGGCCTATGGTGGCTTCAGACAGTTTTATTCACCGCTGTAGCATTTGTGGTGCAGCAGCGCATTTGAGTTGTTCTTTGACTGCCCACAAGGATTGTAAGTGTGTGTCTATGATTGGTTTTGACCATGTGATCCACCAGTGGTCTGTTCGGTGGACTGAGATCACAGATCAACCTAGTGAAGCTTCATTCTGTAGTTATTGTGAAGAGCCATGTAGTGGATCTTTTCTGGGTGGATCACCCATATGGTGTTGCTTGTGGTGCCAACGACTTGTACATGTTGATTGCCATAATAATATGTCTAATGAAACCGGTGATATTTGTGATTTGGGCCCATTTAGAAGGTTGATTTTATCACCACTGTATGTTAAGGAATTGAACCATACGTTAGCAGGTGGAATTTTAAGCTCAATCACACATGGGGCTAATGAGATAGCTTCTCAAGTGCGTGCAAGTATTAGGAGTCAAAGCAAGAAATACAAGCATGGTAATGAACCCTCAGTTGACCCAGTTGACAGCGGTAGTACCGGTGACACATCTTCAGAAAGCATGGCTGACGCTCATAAAACAGTACATAGTTCAAATCGAGTGGAGGAAAACTGTAATGGTGGTACAAATGTGGGGGATCATTACCAAGATGGTGAGTTGGATAGGAAAATAGAATCAAAGCCAAGTTTCAAAAGAAGTGGGTCTATTAATCAGAAGGATGAGTCTCAGATATTACAGCTGAAACAGAAATATGAGTTGATTGATATGCCTCCTGATGCAAGGCCCTTGTTAGTTTTCATCAACAAGAAGAGTGGGGCACAACGTGGAGATTCCCTTAGGCAACGATTGAACCTTCTTTTGAATCCTGTCCAG GTAGTTGAGTTGAGCTCAACTCGAGGACCAGAAGTGGGTCTTTTTCTGTTCAGGAAGGTGCCTCACTTCAGAGTTCTTGTTTGTGGGGGAGACGGTACTGTTGGTTGGGTTCTGAACGCCATAGACaagcaaaattttgtttcaccTCCCCCAGTTGCTATTCTACCTGCTGGAACCGGAAATGATCTGGCCAGAGTACTGTTTTGGGGAGGAGGGCTGAGTTCCGTGGAAAGAAATGGAGGCCTTTGCACAATGTTACAGCACATAGAACATGCTGCAGTAACCATACTTGATCGGTGGAAGGTAGCAATTTTGAATCAACAAGGGAAGCTACTCGAGCCACCAAAATTTTTGAACAACTATCTTG GAGTTGGTTGTGATGCAAAGGTTGCCCTGGACATTCACAACCTGCGGGAGGAGAATCCAGAGAAGTTTTATAATCAG TTCATGAATAAAGTTTTGTATGCAAGAGAAGGTGCAAAGAGTATAATGGACAGGACATTTGAAGATTTTCCTTGGCAAGTTAGAGTTGTTGTGGATGGCACTGAGATAGAAGTCCCTGAG gatGCAGAAGGTGTACTTGTTGCAAACATTGGAAGTTACATGGGCGGTGTAGACCTTTGGCAAAATGAGGACgaaaattatgataattttgatCCCCAATCTATGCATGACAAAGTACTAGAGGTTGTGAGCATATCTGGAACATGGCACCTTGGAAAGCTTCAG GTAGGGCTTTCTCGCGCTCGAAGACTTGCACAGGGTCAGTCAATTAGGATACAACTATTTGCTCCTTTGCCTGTTCAAATTGATGGGGAACCTTGGTTTCAACAACCGTGTACATTAGCCATATCACATCATGGGCAG GCCTTCATGTTGAAGAGGGCAGCTGAGGAACCTCTTGGTCATGCAGCTGCCATAATTACAGATGTGCTTGAGAGTGCTGAAACCAATCGTGTTATTAATGCTTCCCAGAAAAGAGCTCTTCTTCAAGAAATGGCATTAAGGCTATCTTAA